The Candidatus Glassbacteria bacterium genomic interval CGGGTATGCTCCAGGGCTTCGGGTTTACGCTCCAGAAGGGCCAGGTAGTGAAAAATGGATCGAAGGATACCCCTTCTTTGCACCAGAGACGCTTGTGTGTGGCTATAAGCTCATCTTTATGTGCTTCACCGGGACCGTGTAACAGCGGCACGGAGTGTCGTTTCCTCCGGACCCCGTCCGGCGCAGCAATCTGCGAGCTTACCATCGATTACAACGGCAGGGACCGAACGAATACCCAGTTCTTTCGCCCGCCCCGCCACTTGTGGGTCTTTCATGTCGAGTACGCTGACATCGCATGAATTACTTGCTTCGCGATTGACAAGTTCAATTGCCTCCTCACACACGGGGCATCCCGCAGTGAAAACCTCAATCATGCGTTTGGCGATCATGTCATCTCCTCCTTATGTAGTGTTTTTTGTGTCCCCGGTTTCCATTGACACGGTCCCTGCGGGAACACAAGCAGCACAGATGCCTTTCCTCCCCGTTTTCCGTGGCCACCCGTTCCAGACAGATGCAGCCACAAACAGGGCGATCCCTCCATACATGACCTGATCGGACTCGAAGACAAACTTTCCAACGAGCACGATGCCTGAAGCGAGCAGACCTGCGCCGAAGGGACCATAGCCCCAACGTTTTTCAGCCCGAAATCCAAGTGCGCCGACTGCAATTACCAGAAACAGAAGCGTTATCGGGAACAGGTAGGAAGTGTTCAGCAAAAATCCAAATCCGAGGGAACCGAGTAGTCCTGTATAAGCGGGCCAGCAGGCGGGACATGCAAGATTGGGCAGGAACGCAAACATTAGACCGGGTAGAGTTGTCAGAGAGCTTCGCCAGCCGACGATTATCTCAGGACGGTTTCCCAAAGCCGGATACCCGTTTGCAGCCCTCAAGGCAGACGTGATTAACCGGACCGGGGGCACGCCCTGAAGCCCACTGGAAGAATCCCCATAGAGGCGGCAGCAGGAAATGTCCTCAGATGGCTCAACACCAGCTATGTCTTTTCCGTCGACCAGGATCGTGGGTGAGCCAAAGCTCCTGACGTAATCTGGACTGGCCTGATCGCTGCGCTCCCACTCCGTCCAATGTGGAACCATTCCCACTTCAGTGAAGGCGCGCAATAATTGAGCCCTTGCCTCGGTCACGTTTGGGCAGTCGTTATCGTAGATCAACTCGACACTTGCCATTTTTCATTCCTCCAAAGCTTCGAGGATCGGGCACTCCGTCACCGAGCCGGCTTCGCTACAAGCTGCCATTAGTTTTCCAAGCGCCTTTTTCATTCTTTGCAGCGCAAGGATTTTTTCCTCAATATTTGTGACCTTGGCCTTAGCTCGCTCGAGGATATCTTCGCAGGTCGCATCAGGGTCCTTCCGAAGGGAGAGCAGTTCCCTGATCTCTTTGAGCGAAAAACCAAGCTTTTTGGCGCGCTTGATAAAACGAATGCGGGAAACAGTTTCCTTCGGATACTGGCGATAGCCTGACTCCTTTCGGGGTGGCTCTGCAATTAAGCCCTCTCGTTCATAGAACCGGATTGTTTCGACTCCAACGTCCGAAAGGCGAGCGACTTTTCCAATTTGCAGCGACTCCATTGTTACCTCTCTTTCTAGTTCTTAAGTTTATTATAATGTCTGTACCATACTACGGAGTCAAGAGTTCAACTATTTTTTTCTGGCGGATACACCAGCTATGATAAAAGTCAAGGGCATTATGTTAAGAGGCTTCCCTGTGACGCCCATGTGTTGACAAGGTTGCTGCCGTTTACACTCCGCTAAATGCTGCACTTTTAAACCGACGTTTACACGTGAGGTTCCCGTCTGAATTCCCCGCGAATCTTTGATCTCGCAGGCCCTCACACATATTCCGGCCGCCGGGAAAATTTCTCGTAACTTTTTCTGTTCTCCACCGACTAATGGACGAACACGATAGCGGCAGCATCGATGCCGCCGCCTGAGATCGTACTCACCTCACACCCCGCCTAGCAGCGTTGCTGAAATGGCAGCGAGGATGACTCGGATCAGGAATTGGCCCCCGCTCCCCACGCTGCGACCAGGGGTGGGCATGAAATTTCTGCAATCATTTGGCGTTGTCCTGCGTAATTATAAACAAGGAGCGGCCGGACGTGAAAGGGGGCAATATGGGTTAGCACAGGCGGCGGTTAGGAGCTGTCGATTATCGCGCGGGACGTGGCGTGCTGCCCTCACCACCAGAGCATAGGCGGTCCGGGCCGGGAGTGCCGGCCTCCCATAATGCACCGTCGTCTTTTTTTTCGTGGGCGCGGTTCACGCTCCAGTCCTTGCGACAGTGGCCGATCAGCGTGACCGTGATTACCCGTTCTCCGGGAATGTGAGCGAATCCTGGAATAGAAAGAAACCTAGATCAGGAAGGGAGAAGCACAATGAGCAATTTCAAACGAACATGGATAGTGGCTGCCGCCGCTTGTCTTGCTGTTGCCGGAATGCTTTTGGCTCAAGGCAGCGAGGCTAAAGATTCACCGCAAAGTGAGGGAACAGCGGAGCTGGCTGCCGCGAAAAGTATCGAAGTCACTGTTAAGGGTCAGAATATCTGCCTGGGCTGCACGCTGAAAAAGGAGAAGGACGCCGGGGCTCAGTGCAGCATTTATGGACACAAGCATGTGTTGAGAGTGGCCAATGCCGCCGCCGCCGGAAAAGATCTGACCGCCATGAACGGCTGGGTCCTGCACTACCTGGAGACGCAGGCGAGCGAGGACCTGATAAAGAAGCATCACGGCGAGAGTTTGACAATCGTCGGTAAAGTGTACCCCGATGAGCGAGTTCTGGAGGTCGTTTCCGTCAACTAGACAGCTGGGATCTGCGTTGCGGCAAGGGAGTTCCTGGTCCAATTTCCTTGCCGCAGCTTAATGAGAATTTACGAATGTACCAGGATAGTAGAATATTCGGTTGGGACACTGTGAATGACATCTAAAAGCACAGGTATGACCGAGAGAGAACTGATAGATCACGGCTTCCGTTATGCTCTGTCACTGACCCACCACGAGCAGGATGCGGAAGACCTCGTGCAGACTGCGTTTTTCAGACTTTACCGCAGCAGGGGGCGTGTTGAGCATAAGGCGCTGTTGATAACTACCATCCGGAATCTGTTTTTTGATCAATGCCGAAGAAAAAGAAACAAGTTGGTCATTACCCTGGATAACCCGGAAGAACTTATTCAGCTACCCTCTCCCACACAATCGCTGCCCGGTACGAACCTGGATATGGATGAGTTGCTGGCCCGGCTCCGTCCGGAAGAACGTGAAGCGCTCTACCTCAGCGCGGTGGATGGCTGTAGCGCAAGCGAGATCGCAAACCTGACGGATCAACCCCGCAATACAGTGCTGAGCTTGATTCACCGCGCGAAAAAGAAGCTGCAAGCCGTAATAGCGCGGGAAGAGAACCGAATGAAACGCCGAGATTACCATGATTGACATCGAAGAACAACTGAGGCTCCACTACGAGGGCAAGAAGTTTTCCGACGAGCGTGCGGAGTCGATCCTCTCGGAGGCGCGCGAACTGCGACCCTTGCGCTTCCGCTTGCCGTTGCGGCTGATGGCGGCCGCCGCTGCCGTGGTTGTAATCCTGGCGGGCGGCGTTTTGACAGTCGTCCTCTCGCCATCTGCCGGCGTCGCATCGAAACTGGCCGACGAAATCGCCGTTCACCACCTCAAGGGGGACGAACCAACGGTACTGAGCAGTAGTTACGAAGTCGTACAGGCCGCCCTGCCCCGGTTGCCCTTTTCAATCCTGCCATCCAGTCCCCGCCTGCTGGCCGGCTTTGACCTTCTGGGCGCCAGGTACTGCTCGCTCCAGGGTCACCTCGTGGCTCAGATCAACCTCAAGGATCGACAACACGGCGATACTCACACGTTTTATGTGATGGAACTGACGCGAGTCTTTCGGAATGTGAAGCATGAGACGTTTTACCGCGATGGCGTTATCGTCGAACTGTGGACCGATGACGGGCGCCTGTTCGGCCTGGCCTCGAACGTACGCTAGAGAAGCAAGAACCGGCAGGCGAATGCGGACAGAAAACATGAAAGATAATGCTGAGCCGTAGCCAGTGCGAAGCCGGAGTTTTCTGATAGTTACGTGGCAGCATTATTGGTGGGCAGGTCAGTTCGATAATATTTCTTAGGAACTTTCTCAAGAGGCAATATGATAAAGTGGGCCCTGAAAAATCCCCACCTGGTGGTGGTGAGCTGCCTGATGATTTTCGTAATCGGAGTGGTGTCGGTCAGGTTTATCCCCGCTGATCTTCTGCCTATCTACGATACTCCGGCCGTCCAGATAGTCACCTTTTATCCCGGCATGCCACCCGAGGTCATGGAGCGCGACATCATGTCGCGCATCGAGCGTTGGACCGGCCAGTCCGTGGGAATCGAGCACCAGGAAGGCAAGGCGATGCTCGGGGTTTCAGTGGTAAAAGATTTCTTCCGGGAGGGGATCAGCCTTGAAACCGCGATGAGCCAGGTGACCTCCTATGCCATGTCCGACCTCTTTTACCTGCCTCCCGGAACGATTCCTCCGATGGTTATGCCCTTCGATCCGACCGCAGCTCTCCCGCTCTGCCTGGTCAGTGTATCCAGTCCCACCATGAGCGAAAGCGAACTTTACGATGTGGCCTATTTCGAGCTGCGCAACCGCCTGCAGTCGATCCAGGGCGTGATCGCACCCGCGGTTTACGGGGGAACGCTCAGGCGTATACTTGCTTACGTGGATCGTGAGAAGCTCGAGGTCAGGGGCCTGTCACCGATGGATGTGGTCCAGGCGCTCAAGGAGCAGAACGTTTTCATCCCCGCGGGAAACATCAAGGCCGGGGGAACGGATTTCCAAATATTCTCCAACTCAATGCCGGAAAGTGTCGAGGATCTCAACGCGATCCCGATCAGGGTCACAGATGGCTCTCTAGTGCTGGTCGGTGACGTGGGCCGGGTGGAGGACAGCCACCAGATCCAAACGAACATCGTCAGGGTCAATGGACGCCGCCAGGTATATATCCCGATTTACCGTCAGCCCGGGGCCAACACGATCCAGATAGTTAACTCGATACGATCCCAGCTTACGCGCATTCTGCAGAGGCTGCGTGAAATGGATACCAGGGCCGCGGATCTTTCCCTGGAAGTCGTACTCGACCAGTCGATCTATGTGCGGGACTCGATCAACGGGCTGCAACTGGCCGCGCTGTTGGGTGCGGTTCTGGCCGGGCTGATTGTCTTTCTTTTTCTGCGCAGCTTCCGGCTTACCGGGGGGATTCTGCTGGTAATACCCCTCTCCGTGCTCGGCGCATTCATCGGGCTTTATTACACGAAAAGCACGATCAACACCATGACCCTGGGCGGGCTGGCCCTGGCCATCGGGATATTAATCGACCAGTCGATAGTAGTGCTTGAAAACACTGTCCGGCATCGATCTCTCGGCAAATCACCCTATCAGGCCGCCCTGGATGGGGCACGGGAGGTCTGGAGTCCGCTGCTGGTGGCGACCCTCACCTTCATGGCGGTTTTCTACCCGATAGTATTTCTTTCCGGCACGGCGAAATATCTGTTCACCCCTTTAGCCCTGGCGGCCAGTTTCGCCATCATCACCTCTTACCTTCTTTCCATCACGCTGATTCCGGTCTACTGCGCCAGATTCATTCCGGAAGTAAAGCCTTCCGAGGCGGCCGGAGTTAAGCCGGCCTCGGCCCTGGAGCGGAATTACAACCGGCTCTTCAAGCGGGTTCTCAAAAGACGGGGAGCCACCATCTCGGTTGCGGCGGCCGCTTTCCTGCTGGCCTTGTTTCTGCTTTACAATACCGGTACCGAGCTGTTTCCACGGATCGATGCCGGGCAGTTCACCATCTTCGCCCGCATGCCGACCGGAACCCGGATCGAGGTGACCGAGGAAACAATAAAACAGGTCGAGCAGCACATAATTGGATTGATCGGTGAACCGGACCCCGAGTACCCCAAGCTGGAACAGCACGAGGATTCGGAGTTGCAGATCCTGATCTCCAACATCGGCGTACTGATGGATTGGCCGGCGGCCTACACTCCAAACACCGGAGCCATGGACGCGTTCCTGCTCGTGCAGTTGAAAAGAAAATTTTCCTCGCGCGGAACTTTCGAAATCGTTGAGATTCTGCGCCGGGAACTCAGGGAAAAATTCCCGGATGTGGAGTTCGCCTTCGATACCGGCGGCATGCTGACCGCGGCGCTGAATTTCGGGGAGCCGTCGCCGGTACACATTCAAGTCAGCGGCAGCAACTATGGGACAGCCCACGAAATAGCGCAGATTATCGCCGGCGAAATCAAGGAATCTCCAGGGGCCGCCGATGTGCGTATTGCCCAGCGACTGGATTATCCCATTGTGGAAGTGACCGTGGACCGCGTTAAAGCCGCCTATCTTGGCCTGACCATGGAAGACGTAATCAAAAACATGGTCACCGCCACAAACTCGAGTATCAATTTCGACCCGGCTTTCTGGATCGATCACCGTAACGGCAACCACTACTTTATCGGCGCCCAGTACAGGGAAGAAAGCCTCAACTCATTCGAAACTATCCGGGAAATCCCGCTGATAAACCGTAACAGCGGGGAGGTGGTTCCGCTGAGAAACGTGGCTACTTTCAAGCGAAAGACTGGACCGGCGGTAATCAACCACCGGGATATCACCCGCGTGATCGACATTTACGCCAATGTTAAGCCGGGCTGGGTTTTGGGCGACTTGGTCGCGGATATCGAGAAGCGGCTCGCCTCGAGCCGGGAGATCGCCCCGCTGGCCCGGGAGTCCAGCCGGGGCAAATATTACGAGGTCAGCGGGGAAACTTACCAGGGCAAAGGCTACAGCTTTACTACCAGCGGAGAAATTCAGGTTATGCAAAGCTCATTCTCCCAATTCGGTCTGGGATTGTTCCTGGCTATCGTCCTGGTTTATCTGATCATGGTCGGGCAGTTCCGTTCTTTCCTCGATCCGCTGATCGTGCTGACCGCCGTACCGCTCGGTTTGATCGGAGTTGCAGCAACTCTGTTTTTCACCGGCTCCACCCTGAATATCCAATCTTTCATGGGGATAATCATGATGGTGGGGATTGTCGTGGAATACAGCATCCTGCTGGTCGATTTTGCCAACCGGAGGGTCGAGCAGGGAGTGCCGGTTGAAATGGCGGTGCGGGAAGCCGGTGCAGTGAGGCTGCGGCCGATTATGATGACCTCCCTGACCACCG includes:
- a CDS encoding MerR family DNA-binding protein, translating into MESLQIGKVARLSDVGVETIRFYEREGLIAEPPRKESGYRQYPKETVSRIRFIKRAKKLGFSLKEIRELLSLRKDPDATCEDILERAKAKVTNIEEKILALQRMKKALGKLMAACSEAGSVTECPILEALEE
- a CDS encoding RNA polymerase sigma factor produces the protein MTSKSTGMTERELIDHGFRYALSLTHHEQDAEDLVQTAFFRLYRSRGRVEHKALLITTIRNLFFDQCRRKRNKLVITLDNPEELIQLPSPTQSLPGTNLDMDELLARLRPEEREALYLSAVDGCSASEIANLTDQPRNTVLSLIHRAKKKLQAVIAREENRMKRRDYHD
- a CDS encoding efflux RND transporter permease subunit, whose product is MIKWALKNPHLVVVSCLMIFVIGVVSVRFIPADLLPIYDTPAVQIVTFYPGMPPEVMERDIMSRIERWTGQSVGIEHQEGKAMLGVSVVKDFFREGISLETAMSQVTSYAMSDLFYLPPGTIPPMVMPFDPTAALPLCLVSVSSPTMSESELYDVAYFELRNRLQSIQGVIAPAVYGGTLRRILAYVDREKLEVRGLSPMDVVQALKEQNVFIPAGNIKAGGTDFQIFSNSMPESVEDLNAIPIRVTDGSLVLVGDVGRVEDSHQIQTNIVRVNGRRQVYIPIYRQPGANTIQIVNSIRSQLTRILQRLREMDTRAADLSLEVVLDQSIYVRDSINGLQLAALLGAVLAGLIVFLFLRSFRLTGGILLVIPLSVLGAFIGLYYTKSTINTMTLGGLALAIGILIDQSIVVLENTVRHRSLGKSPYQAALDGAREVWSPLLVATLTFMAVFYPIVFLSGTAKYLFTPLALAASFAIITSYLLSITLIPVYCARFIPEVKPSEAAGVKPASALERNYNRLFKRVLKRRGATISVAAAAFLLALFLLYNTGTELFPRIDAGQFTIFARMPTGTRIEVTEETIKQVEQHIIGLIGEPDPEYPKLEQHEDSELQILISNIGVLMDWPAAYTPNTGAMDAFLLVQLKRKFSSRGTFEIVEILRRELREKFPDVEFAFDTGGMLTAALNFGEPSPVHIQVSGSNYGTAHEIAQIIAGEIKESPGAADVRIAQRLDYPIVEVTVDRVKAAYLGLTMEDVIKNMVTATNSSINFDPAFWIDHRNGNHYFIGAQYREESLNSFETIREIPLINRNSGEVVPLRNVATFKRKTGPAVINHRDITRVIDIYANVKPGWVLGDLVADIEKRLASSREIAPLARESSRGKYYEVSGETYQGKGYSFTTSGEIQVMQSSFSQFGLGLFLAIVLVYLIMVGQFRSFLDPLIVLTAVPLGLIGVAATLFFTGSTLNIQSFMGIIMMVGIVVEYSILLVDFANRRVEQGVPVEMAVREAGAVRLRPIMMTSLTTVLALTPMGLGLGGGESNIPLARAIIGAVLAAAILSLFVVPVIYLSLKRSRVQI